TAGAGACCAAAGGCCCCAATATGTATGAACGGCTTCTTGCTGGTGCCCCGCTGCCGAGCACGCACAAAAAAGGTCAAAGCCTCTTTTGTTGCCCTGACACCAAAACCGGCAAGCTCAGTATCAAAGTAATCAACCTGTCCAGCTGTCGGCTTGACTATCTCTTTCAGGTTGGCTTTGGTGATTTTTAGGCTTGGCATAGTAGCCCCCTGTAGTGTCCAACTCAGTGACCCAAAAGTGGACACTGTGACAAAAACACAGTAACAAATGAGCATACTCTATGCAACAGCTTTCAAGTGAATATCATATGTTAGACAACACCATCACACTATGAAAATCAAACGACTTGAGATAGCCGGGTTTAAATCGTTTGCCGATAAGGTGGTACTGGATTTCCAGCAGGGGGTGACCGGCGTGGTAGGCCCCAACGGCTGCGGCAAATCCAACATTGTGGATGCGATGCGCTGGTGTATGGGGGAGCAATCCGCCAAGAACCTGCGCGGCAAGGCGATGGAAGACATCATCTTTGCAGGCAGCGACAGCAGGAAACCGTTGGGGATGGCAGAGGTTTCGCTTGTTTTTTCCACCGAAGACGGACGCGCCCCGGCCAAATATCTGGAATTTAGCGAGATACAGCTGACCCGTCGCCTCTATCGTGATGGCGAGAGTGAATACCTGATCAACAAGACCCCCTGCCGCCTGCTGGATATCTCGGAGCTGTTCATGGATACCGGGGTGGGCACCAAGGCCTATTCAATCATCGAGCAAGGCAAGATCGGCCAGATTCTGCATTCACGTCCTGAAGAACGGCGCCTGCTGATTGAAGAGGCCGCCGGCGTTACCAAATACAAGACCAGAAAACAGCTTGCCCTGAAAAAGATCGAAGCCACCCGCCAGAACCTGCTGCGGCTGGCAGATGTACTCGGCGAGATCAAGCGACAGCTCAACAGCCTGCAGCGCCAAGCCAAAAAGGCGGAAAAATTCCGGGAATACCGTGAAGAGCTGCGGGAGATCGACCTGCAGTTCACCCTGCACCAGGCCTCAACGCTGCAGCACGATCAGCACCAGGCCGAGCAGCAGCTGGCGGAACTGAAAAACCGGATGCAGGAGATAGTAACGGCAGCCGACACAGCAGACAATCAGGTGGAACTGCAGCGCCTGGCCATGCTGGAAGCCGAAAAGGCATTAAACATCCAACAGGAAGAACAGTTCCGGTTTCGCAGCGAAGCCGCTGCCTGTGAAAGCGACCTGAACTTCTGCCGCAAAGAGCGCGACGCCATTGCAGAACGGCTGACCAGACTGGTGGCCGAGCTTCAAACCATCTCCCTGCAGAGAGATGCACTTGCAACAGAACTGACCAACCTGCTCCAGCTGCAGCAGACGACCGGCAGTGATCTGCTTACGGCGGAAACAGAACTGGCCGGCCTGCTTGAGGGTCATAAAGAACAGGAACAGCGCTATGAAGAGCTGAACCGGCAGCTTGATGCAAAACGCAGAGAGCTGTTCAGCGCAACCGGTGAGGCAACCCACTGCCGTACCCGTCATGAACAGGCACAGAAACGCCTGGTCATGCTGGCAGAGCGCCTTGAACGCCACACACGGGAAGAAGCCCAGCTGATTGAAAAGCAGGCCGAAAACGCAGCCAGCCACACAAAGGTTGAAGCGGAATGGCGGCACTGCACCCTTGAGCATCAAGCGGCAACAACCGAGCTTGCTCGGCTTACCGAGCAGGAGCGGGTGCTGAAGGCGCAGCTGCCCGAGCTGGAACAGCTGGTGCAGAACCGTCGTGATGCCTTGAGTCAAAACCGCTCCCGCCTGACATCACTACAGGAGCTTGAGGCCCAGTTTGCCGGCTACGGTCAGGGGGTACGTCTTTTAATGACGGAATCACCGCTGCGGAGCCGCTTCGGAGGATTGCTGGCCGACAACCTGCTGGTGCCCGAGGAGTACGAGGTTGCTGTTGAGGCGGTACTGGCTGAACGTCTGCAAACAATCCTGTGCGGATCAGAGCAGGAACTGATCAGCTCAATCCAGTATCTTCGACAGCACTCTGCAGGACGCGCCCAGCTGACCTTTCCCGCCGGCAACACACCACCCCGCACCACCAGTGAGATTATCGGTGCACCAGACCTCCTCTCGCTGGTGGAGGTCAATGACAATGCCAGGCTGCCGGTACAGCGGATGCTTGCCCAGGTGCTCCTGGCGAACAGTCTTGAAGAGGCCCTGGCCTATTCCCGCCGCTATCCGGAACAGACCTTTGTCACCAGAGAGGGTGATGTTGTTGCACCCGACGGCACTGTCAGCGGCGGTTCAGTCGAGACCGCCCAGAATGGTATCATCCATAAAAAACGTGAAATCAGGTCGCTCGAGCTGCCGGTGGAAAACCTGCTGGCCGAACTGGAATCCTGCGAGTCCGAGCGGGACCGGGTACGCGCCGATCTGCAGGGTGCGGCTCAAGAACTGCTGCAGGCACGCAGCAACCTGCATCAGCTCGATCTGACCCTGACAGGGCTGGTCAAGGACCGGCAGCAACTTGAGGCTCAGTCGGCCCAGCTTGCTGAACGACTCAAGCTGTTAGTGCTTGAACGTTCCACGCTTGACGAAGAGCAGTGCCTACTGCAGGAAGAACAGAAAAGCGCCGCGATCGGCCAGGAGGCTGCAGAACTTCAGGCCAGACAACTTGAGCAGGAATCCCGCGGCATTACTGCCGAGATCGAGGGGCAGCGCCTGATCCTGGCTACGGCACGCGAGACCCTGACCACACAACGGGTCACCGTTGCCACCCTCCGGGAGCAGGGCGAGGCCCATCAGCGCACCAGGGCCTCCCTTACAGCCCAACTGGATGAGCATGAGCGCAGAATCAAAAACGGTGCGGACGAACAGGAGCAATCCGAGAACAACCGCCAAGAGCTGCATAACCGGATAGAATCCGAGGAGATCCGTCTTGCAGCCCTGCTTGAACAGCAACGCCGGCAGGATGAACTGCTGCTGCTTGTCAGAAAACAGTACGAGACAGCGGCAGCAGAGCTAACCACGGCAGAACATGATGCACGCCTGCGTCGCGACGAACGCGAGGCGATCCGCCAGCTGCATGCCGACCTGTCGCTGAAGGTCTCATCGCTCACCCTGCAGCGGGAACACCTTGAGCAGTCCCTGCAAGACCGCCACCGGATCGGCCTGTCCGAGGTGCGGGAGCGCCTGGGTGAACAGACGCTGGACCCTGTGGTTGCGCGGGTCCGCCAGACCGACCTTGAACGGCTGATCGACGAGTTGGGTGAAGTTAACCTGATGGCCATCGAAGAGTATGCCGGCATGGAACAGCGCTATGATTTTCTTGCCTCGCAGAAATCAGACCTTGAAGAATCGCTGCAGGATCTGCAACAGGCGATCCACCGCATCAACCGCACCACCCGCAAACGCTTCCTTGAGGCCTTTACCCTGATCAACGAAAAGTTCCAGGAGGTCTTTCCACGTCTGTTCTGCGGCGGCCGGGCAGAGCTGAAGCTGACCGACGAGCAGGATCTGCTGG
Above is a window of Trichlorobacter lovleyi SZ DNA encoding:
- the smc gene encoding chromosome segregation protein SMC, with translation MKIKRLEIAGFKSFADKVVLDFQQGVTGVVGPNGCGKSNIVDAMRWCMGEQSAKNLRGKAMEDIIFAGSDSRKPLGMAEVSLVFSTEDGRAPAKYLEFSEIQLTRRLYRDGESEYLINKTPCRLLDISELFMDTGVGTKAYSIIEQGKIGQILHSRPEERRLLIEEAAGVTKYKTRKQLALKKIEATRQNLLRLADVLGEIKRQLNSLQRQAKKAEKFREYREELREIDLQFTLHQASTLQHDQHQAEQQLAELKNRMQEIVTAADTADNQVELQRLAMLEAEKALNIQQEEQFRFRSEAAACESDLNFCRKERDAIAERLTRLVAELQTISLQRDALATELTNLLQLQQTTGSDLLTAETELAGLLEGHKEQEQRYEELNRQLDAKRRELFSATGEATHCRTRHEQAQKRLVMLAERLERHTREEAQLIEKQAENAASHTKVEAEWRHCTLEHQAATTELARLTEQERVLKAQLPELEQLVQNRRDALSQNRSRLTSLQELEAQFAGYGQGVRLLMTESPLRSRFGGLLADNLLVPEEYEVAVEAVLAERLQTILCGSEQELISSIQYLRQHSAGRAQLTFPAGNTPPRTTSEIIGAPDLLSLVEVNDNARLPVQRMLAQVLLANSLEEALAYSRRYPEQTFVTREGDVVAPDGTVSGGSVETAQNGIIHKKREIRSLELPVENLLAELESCESERDRVRADLQGAAQELLQARSNLHQLDLTLTGLVKDRQQLEAQSAQLAERLKLLVLERSTLDEEQCLLQEEQKSAAIGQEAAELQARQLEQESRGITAEIEGQRLILATARETLTTQRVTVATLREQGEAHQRTRASLTAQLDEHERRIKNGADEQEQSENNRQELHNRIESEEIRLAALLEQQRRQDELLLLVRKQYETAAAELTTAEHDARLRRDEREAIRQLHADLSLKVSSLTLQREHLEQSLQDRHRIGLSEVRERLGEQTLDPVVARVRQTDLERLIDELGEVNLMAIEEYAGMEQRYDFLASQKSDLEESLQDLQQAIHRINRTTRKRFLEAFTLINEKFQEVFPRLFCGGRAELKLTDEQDLLETGIDIIVQPPGKKLANVMLLSGGEKALTAVALIFSIFLIKPTPFCLLDEVDAPLDDANIGRFNDMVREMSAISQFIIITHNKTTMAVADTLYGVTMEEPGASRLVSVRLH